The Candidatus Binatus sp. genomic interval AATTCTGAGCTTGTCTTCGACGCTGCGGCGAACCAGCGCGAGCACTTCGGCGCGCCATGCTCCGCTGTCGGCCGCGCCAGCGCGGATCTTTTCGCTCAGTTCCGCGTTGAGCTTGGACGCCGCCTTGCAAAGATCGTCCAGGCTGTGCACATGAGGTTCGGGATGCGCGAGCAATTTGGACAACGCACGGACCTCGCTGCGCACGAAGGGATCCTCGAGCTTGATTTCGCGCGCGACGATGCGCATCACGTTGGCGACCACGCGCGATTGGAACTGGCGCTGGCCTTCGAGAATCGGCACGATCTCGCGATCGACGAAATCGGCCGCCGCTTCGAGCAATTCTATTGAAGTTGGTCTATCCTGCATCGGCGA includes:
- a CDS encoding DUF6285 domain-containing protein — translated: MQDRPTSIELLEAAADFVDREIVPILEGQRQFQSRVVANVMRIVAREIKLEDPFVRSEVRALSKLLAHPEPHVHSLDDLCKAASKLNAELSEKIRAGAADSGAWRAEVLALVRRSVEDKLRIANPRYLESDIAARGKIRN